A stretch of Bradyrhizobium sp. CCBAU 53338 DNA encodes these proteins:
- the gudD gene encoding glucarate dehydratase produces the protein MARTDISGAPVVTAMQVIPVAGRDSMLLNLSGAHAPFFTRNIVILTDNAGHTGVGEVPGGQKIWQTLQDARDLVIGKTVGAMNNILADIRTTFADRDAGGRGKQTFDLRVMIHAVTAIESALLDLLGQHLNLPVAALLGEGQQRRSVETLGYLFFVGDISKSKLDYIKGETGKPDWFNLRHQEAMTPDTVVRLAEATHDHYGFADFKLKGGVLRGEQEIEAVTAIAKRFPDARVTLDPNGAWSLDEAIGLCKNMHGILAYAEDPCGAEAGFSGREIMAEFRRATGLPTATNMIATDWRQLSHALRLGAVDIPLADPHFWTMQGSVRVAQTCRDNGLTWGSHSNNHFDISLAMFTHVGAAAPGKVTAIDTHWIWQDGQALTREPLLIRGGKIAVPDRPGLGIEIDRAAIEAAHELYKKHGLGARDDATAMQDLIPGWTFDDKRPCLVR, from the coding sequence ATGGCCCGGACTGATATCTCTGGCGCACCCGTCGTTACAGCGATGCAGGTGATCCCGGTCGCGGGCCGCGACAGCATGCTCCTCAATCTGAGCGGCGCGCATGCGCCGTTCTTCACCCGCAACATCGTCATCCTCACCGACAATGCCGGCCACACCGGCGTCGGCGAGGTGCCGGGCGGGCAAAAGATCTGGCAGACGCTTCAGGATGCCCGCGACCTCGTGATCGGCAAGACCGTCGGCGCGATGAACAACATCCTCGCCGATATCAGAACGACCTTCGCAGACCGCGACGCCGGCGGCCGCGGCAAGCAGACGTTCGACCTGCGCGTGATGATCCACGCCGTCACCGCGATCGAATCCGCCCTGCTCGACCTGCTCGGCCAGCATCTCAATCTGCCGGTCGCAGCCCTGCTCGGTGAAGGCCAGCAGCGCAGAAGCGTCGAGACGCTCGGCTATCTCTTCTTCGTCGGCGATATCAGCAAGAGCAAGCTCGATTACATCAAGGGCGAAACCGGCAAGCCCGACTGGTTCAACCTCCGCCACCAGGAGGCGATGACGCCGGACACGGTGGTGCGGCTGGCGGAAGCCACGCACGACCATTACGGCTTCGCCGATTTCAAGCTCAAGGGCGGCGTGCTGCGCGGAGAGCAGGAGATCGAGGCCGTCACAGCCATCGCCAAGCGTTTCCCCGACGCGCGCGTGACGCTTGACCCGAACGGCGCCTGGTCGCTCGACGAGGCGATCGGCCTCTGCAAGAACATGCACGGGATCCTCGCCTATGCCGAGGATCCCTGCGGCGCCGAGGCCGGCTTCTCCGGCCGCGAGATCATGGCCGAGTTCCGCCGCGCCACGGGCTTGCCGACCGCGACCAACATGATCGCGACCGACTGGCGCCAGCTCAGCCACGCGCTGCGCCTGGGCGCGGTAGACATTCCGCTGGCCGATCCCCATTTCTGGACCATGCAGGGCTCGGTGCGCGTCGCGCAGACTTGCCGTGACAATGGCCTGACCTGGGGCTCGCACTCCAACAACCACTTTGACATTTCGCTCGCGATGTTCACCCATGTCGGCGCCGCCGCTCCCGGCAAGGTCACCGCGATCGACACCCACTGGATCTGGCAGGATGGCCAGGCGCTGACCAGGGAGCCGCTGCTGATCCGCGGCGGCAAGATCGCGGTCCCGGATCGCCCGGGCCTCGGCATCGAGATCGACCGTGCGGCCATCGAGGCCGCGCATGAGCTCTACAAGAAGCATGGTCTCGGCGCCCGCGACGACGCCACGGCCATGCAGGATTTGATCCCCGGCTGGACGTTTGACGACAAGCGCCCTTGCCTCGTTCGGTAA
- a CDS encoding ferritin-like domain-containing protein — MGLFTKDIKTMNDLFVHQLQDIYYAEQQLTKALPKMADKATDPQLKQGFLTHLEETKQHVARLEEVFKMHGAQVKAVDCPAIDGIIEEADETAGEVADKAVLDAALINAAQAAEHYEIVRYGSLIAWAKQLGRSDCAAVLAKTLEEEKATDRKLTSLAESKVNLRAAS, encoded by the coding sequence ATGGGACTGTTCACCAAAGACATCAAGACCATGAACGACCTGTTCGTGCATCAGCTCCAGGACATCTACTACGCCGAGCAGCAGCTCACCAAGGCGCTGCCGAAAATGGCAGACAAGGCTACCGATCCGCAGCTGAAGCAGGGCTTTTTGACGCATCTCGAGGAAACCAAGCAGCACGTCGCGCGGCTGGAGGAAGTGTTCAAGATGCACGGTGCCCAGGTGAAGGCGGTCGACTGCCCGGCGATCGACGGCATCATCGAGGAAGCCGACGAGACCGCCGGCGAGGTCGCAGACAAGGCGGTGCTCGACGCAGCGCTGATCAACGCCGCGCAGGCCGCCGAACACTACGAGATCGTCCGCTACGGCAGCCTGATTGCCTGGGCCAAGCAGCTCGGCCGCAGCGATTGCGCCGCCGTGCTCGCCAAGACCCTCGAGGAGGAGAAGGCGACCGACAGGAAATTGACGTCGCTTGCAGAGAGCAAGGTGAACCTGCGGGCGGCGAGCTAA
- a CDS encoding MFS transporter, which yields MSAVMSAADVKRSRVRLFIVTMLFLVTTVNYADRATLSIAGPALSKELNLDPVAMGWIFSAFGWSYVVAQVPGGWLLDRYGSRLVYAFCILVWSLFTMMQGWVGFLSSGAAVVALFALRLLVGVAEAPSFPANARIVAAWFPGNERGTASAFFNSGQYFATVIFAPLMAWIAHDYGWRYVFFVMGGLGVIMGLAWIKTVYGPKEHPSINEAEFDYIKDGGALVDLDAPKNDLKDERAADSGPKWDHIRQLLSNRMMLGVYLGQYCINTLTYFFLTWFPVYLVKERGLSILQAGFVATLPALCGFIGGVLGGIISDVILRKTGSLTMARKIPIVGGMLLSMSIIACNYVDGQALVVGFMALAFFGKGIGALGWAVVSDTSPKEAGGVSGGLFNAFGNLSSITTPIVIGYIVAATKSFNGALVFVGINALVAAIAYLVVVGRIERVVLKRSS from the coding sequence ATGAGCGCAGTGATGTCCGCAGCGGACGTGAAACGGTCTCGCGTCAGGTTGTTCATCGTGACCATGCTGTTCCTGGTCACCACCGTCAATTACGCCGACCGTGCCACGCTCTCGATCGCAGGCCCTGCGCTCTCCAAGGAGCTGAATCTCGACCCCGTCGCCATGGGCTGGATCTTCTCGGCCTTCGGCTGGTCCTACGTGGTCGCACAGGTGCCGGGCGGATGGCTGCTCGACCGTTACGGGTCGCGCCTCGTCTATGCGTTCTGCATCCTCGTCTGGTCGCTGTTCACGATGATGCAGGGCTGGGTCGGCTTTCTCAGTTCCGGCGCTGCCGTCGTCGCGCTGTTCGCGCTTCGTCTTCTGGTCGGCGTCGCGGAAGCACCGTCCTTCCCCGCCAACGCCCGCATCGTGGCGGCCTGGTTTCCCGGCAATGAGCGCGGCACCGCCTCGGCCTTCTTCAATTCGGGACAATATTTCGCCACCGTGATTTTCGCGCCGTTGATGGCCTGGATCGCCCACGACTATGGCTGGCGCTACGTGTTCTTCGTGATGGGCGGGCTCGGCGTGATCATGGGCCTCGCCTGGATCAAGACCGTCTACGGACCGAAAGAACATCCTTCGATCAACGAGGCCGAGTTCGACTACATCAAGGACGGCGGCGCGCTGGTCGATCTCGACGCGCCCAAGAACGATCTGAAGGACGAACGCGCAGCGGATTCCGGTCCGAAGTGGGATCATATCCGCCAGCTGCTCTCCAACCGCATGATGCTCGGCGTCTATCTCGGCCAGTACTGCATCAACACGCTGACCTATTTCTTCCTGACCTGGTTCCCGGTGTACCTGGTCAAGGAGCGCGGCCTGTCGATCCTGCAAGCCGGCTTCGTCGCGACGCTGCCCGCGCTGTGCGGCTTCATCGGCGGCGTGCTCGGCGGCATCATTTCCGACGTCATCCTGCGCAAGACCGGCTCGCTGACCATGGCGCGCAAGATACCGATCGTGGGCGGAATGCTGCTGTCGATGTCGATCATCGCCTGCAACTATGTCGACGGCCAGGCGCTGGTGGTCGGCTTCATGGCGCTCGCCTTCTTCGGCAAGGGCATCGGCGCGCTCGGCTGGGCTGTCGTCTCCGACACTTCGCCCAAGGAGGCCGGCGGCGTCTCCGGCGGCCTGTTCAATGCCTTCGGCAACCTTTCCTCGATCACCACGCCGATCGTGATCGGCTACATCGTGGCCGCGACCAAATCCTTCAACGGCGCCCTGGTGTTCGTCGGCATCAACGCGCTGGTCGCGGCGATCGCATACCTCGTGGTGGTCGGCAGGATCGAGCGGGTGGTGCTCAAGCGTTCCTCCTGA
- the kdgD gene encoding 5-dehydro-4-deoxyglucarate dehydratase, translated as MSKMTPQEMAHKIGSGLLSFPVTPFKADYSFDEATYRANMDWLCGYDVAGLFAAGGTGEFFSLTPTEVPQVVKVAVDETKGRVPVLAGTGYGTAIAREIAIGAEKAGADGLLLLPPYLTHSEQVGLAAHVEAVCASVKIGVIVYNRDNAILQPDTLARLAERCPNLVGYKDGIGDIELMTRVYTKLGDRLTYVGGLPTAETFALPYLDMGVTTYSSAVFNFVPEFATNFYAAVRKRDHATIHAGLKDFILPLIAIRNRKKGYAVSIIKAGMKVIGRDSGPVRPPLTDLAEQEIAELTALVKNLPAIRSSQQAAE; from the coding sequence ATGAGCAAGATGACCCCGCAGGAAATGGCCCACAAGATCGGATCGGGCCTCCTGTCCTTCCCCGTTACGCCGTTCAAGGCGGATTATTCCTTCGACGAAGCGACCTACCGCGCCAACATGGACTGGCTGTGCGGCTATGATGTCGCAGGCCTGTTCGCCGCCGGCGGCACCGGCGAGTTCTTCTCTCTGACCCCGACCGAAGTCCCGCAGGTGGTCAAGGTTGCCGTCGACGAGACCAAAGGCCGCGTGCCCGTGCTCGCCGGCACAGGCTACGGCACCGCGATCGCTCGCGAGATTGCCATTGGCGCGGAAAAGGCCGGCGCTGACGGCCTGTTGCTGCTGCCGCCATACCTCACCCATTCCGAGCAGGTAGGCCTTGCCGCCCACGTCGAGGCCGTCTGCGCCTCCGTGAAAATCGGCGTCATCGTCTATAACCGCGACAACGCCATCCTCCAGCCCGACACGCTCGCCCGCCTCGCCGAGCGCTGCCCGAACCTCGTCGGCTACAAGGACGGCATCGGCGACATCGAGCTGATGACCCGCGTCTACACCAAGCTCGGCGACCGCCTGACCTATGTCGGCGGCCTGCCGACCGCGGAAACCTTCGCTCTGCCCTATCTCGACATGGGCGTGACGACTTACTCTTCCGCCGTGTTCAACTTCGTGCCTGAATTCGCCACCAACTTCTATGCTGCCGTGCGCAAGCGCGACCACGCCACCATCCACGCCGGCCTGAAGGATTTCATCCTGCCGCTGATCGCGATCCGCAACCGCAAGAAGGGCTACGCGGTCTCGATCATCAAGGCCGGCATGAAGGTGATCGGTCGCGATTCCGGCCCGGTTCGCCCGCCGCTGACCGATCTCGCCGAGCAGGAGATTGCGGAACTGACCGCGCTGGTGAAGAATCTGCCTGCCATCCGATCGTCGCAACAGGCAGCAGAATAG
- a CDS encoding LysR substrate-binding domain-containing protein, with translation MFDLNQLRCFVTVAEELHFGRAAARLNMTQPPLSRQIQVLEHIIDAPLLERTSRSVRLTPAGRSFLPEARRILKLAESASQVARRIALGKTGSLKIGFTAAAAYGFLPELVAACRAKLPEVDFSLKEMVSGDQFEALTSGQIDAGLLRPPIARPELTSRRVVAEPLLAAIPKKHPLANAENITVKDFDDQPFVMYSPYESRYFHDLLVALFTRADILPRYVQHLSQIHSILAMVRAGLGLAIVPAAAAGLKISDVRLRPLKLRNRVPVELFMVWRRDDENPLLSALVKIASELSSAEVVED, from the coding sequence ATGTTCGACCTCAACCAGCTCCGCTGTTTCGTCACGGTGGCGGAAGAACTGCATTTCGGCCGCGCCGCCGCGCGGCTGAACATGACCCAGCCGCCGCTGTCCCGGCAGATCCAGGTGCTGGAGCACATCATCGACGCGCCGCTGCTGGAGCGCACCAGCCGCTCGGTGCGCCTGACGCCGGCCGGACGCAGCTTTCTTCCCGAGGCCCGGCGCATCCTCAAGCTCGCGGAAAGCGCCTCCCAGGTCGCCCGCCGCATTGCGCTCGGCAAGACCGGCTCGCTGAAGATCGGCTTCACGGCGGCGGCCGCGTACGGCTTCCTGCCCGAACTGGTCGCGGCCTGCCGCGCCAAGCTGCCGGAGGTCGACTTCTCGCTGAAAGAAATGGTCTCGGGCGACCAGTTCGAGGCGCTGACCTCGGGCCAGATCGATGCCGGCCTGCTGCGGCCGCCGATTGCGCGGCCCGAACTCACCAGCCGCCGCGTCGTCGCCGAGCCGCTGCTCGCCGCCATCCCGAAGAAGCATCCGCTGGCGAATGCCGAGAACATCACCGTCAAGGATTTCGACGACCAGCCGTTCGTGATGTATTCGCCCTATGAGAGCCGCTATTTCCACGATCTGCTGGTGGCGCTGTTCACCCGCGCCGACATCCTGCCGCGCTACGTCCAGCATCTCAGCCAGATCCACTCGATCCTGGCGATGGTGCGCGCAGGCCTTGGTCTCGCTATCGTGCCGGCCGCAGCCGCCGGATTGAAGATCTCCGACGTTCGGCTGCGCCCCCTCAAGCTGCGCAACCGCGTTCCGGTCGAGCTGTTCATGGTCTGGCGTCGCGACGACGAGAATCCGCTGCTCTCGGCGCTCGTCAAAATCGCCAGCGAATTGTCCTCAGCCGAGGTGGTGGAAGATTGA
- a CDS encoding MFS transporter: MRADTIKFESFDANGAPRTASRLATSLTLAAMSLGYGVVQLDVTIVNTALDAMGKTLGGGVAELQWVVSAYTIAFAAFILTAGALGDRIGAKRIFMAGFAIFTAASLACALSPNAIVLIGARLVQGLAAAILVPNSLALLNHAYTDDRARGRAVAVWAAGASLALTAGPFVGGALITLVGWRAIFLVNLPIGLAGLWLSWRYASETTRARSREIDLTGQLAAIGALGSLAGAIIEAGALGWDHPAVIAAFVASAVLATLFVWRESRTAQPMLPLSLFSHRLFTLTTIVGLLVNIAIYGLIFVLSLYFQRINGLSAWWTGLAFVPMMGAVLPVNLLAPRLSERIGPCPTIVVGASISALGCLGLVWIEAGTSYWAILAQMIAISGGLGLLVPPLTSTLLGSVEKARSGIAAGVLNATRQTGSVLGVALFGSLIASDSAFVPGLHQSLIISAAVLLIAAAVIGFGARAPARAM, encoded by the coding sequence ATGCGCGCCGATACCATCAAATTCGAATCCTTCGACGCGAACGGTGCTCCGCGCACCGCATCGCGCCTCGCGACCTCGCTCACGCTGGCGGCGATGAGCCTCGGCTACGGCGTGGTGCAGCTCGACGTCACCATCGTCAACACTGCGCTCGATGCCATGGGCAAGACGCTCGGCGGCGGCGTCGCCGAGCTGCAATGGGTGGTGAGCGCCTACACCATCGCCTTTGCCGCCTTCATCCTGACGGCGGGCGCACTCGGCGACCGGATCGGCGCCAAGCGCATCTTCATGGCGGGGTTCGCGATCTTCACCGCGGCCTCGCTAGCTTGTGCGCTGTCGCCCAACGCCATCGTGCTGATCGGCGCGCGGCTGGTTCAGGGGCTGGCAGCGGCGATCCTGGTGCCGAATTCGCTGGCGCTGCTGAACCACGCCTACACGGACGATCGAGCGCGCGGCCGTGCGGTCGCGGTCTGGGCCGCAGGCGCGAGCCTGGCGCTGACCGCCGGTCCCTTCGTCGGCGGCGCGCTGATCACGCTGGTCGGCTGGCGCGCGATCTTCCTGGTCAATCTGCCGATCGGCCTCGCCGGCCTGTGGCTGAGCTGGCGCTATGCGAGCGAAACCACGCGGGCGCGCTCGCGCGAGATCGATCTGACGGGCCAGCTTGCGGCGATCGGCGCACTCGGGTCGCTCGCCGGCGCGATCATCGAAGCCGGTGCGCTGGGATGGGACCATCCGGCCGTGATCGCGGCCTTCGTGGCCTCAGCCGTCCTCGCCACGCTGTTCGTCTGGCGCGAGAGCCGCACGGCGCAGCCGATGCTGCCGCTGTCGTTGTTCAGCCACCGGCTGTTTACCCTGACCACGATCGTCGGTCTGCTCGTGAACATCGCCATCTACGGCCTGATCTTCGTGCTGAGCCTCTATTTCCAGCGGATCAACGGCCTGTCGGCGTGGTGGACCGGGCTTGCTTTCGTTCCGATGATGGGTGCGGTGCTCCCCGTCAATCTGCTGGCGCCGCGCCTTTCCGAGCGTATCGGGCCATGCCCGACCATCGTCGTCGGCGCCTCCATATCCGCGCTCGGCTGTCTCGGCCTGGTCTGGATCGAAGCCGGGACGAGCTATTGGGCGATCCTTGCGCAGATGATCGCGATCAGCGGTGGACTTGGCCTCCTGGTACCGCCGCTGACCTCGACCTTGCTCGGCAGTGTCGAGAAGGCGCGCTCCGGCATCGCCGCCGGCGTGCTCAACGCGACGCGACAGACCGGCAGCGTCCTCGGCGTCGCGCTGTTCGGGTCGCTGATCGCTTCGGACAGCGCCTTCGTGCCGGGCCTACACCAATCGCTGATCATATCGGCGGCGGTCCTGCTGATCGCGGCGGCCGTGATCGGATTTGGTGCGAGGGCCCCGGCACGCGCAATGTGA
- a CDS encoding YbhN family protein, with protein MHGLLPALKRGFKRWIGWRRLGIAASVMIIAFAVTTLVRTLHGIDRNAILTALADIPRGNIGLAALCVFFAFCTLTFYDFFALRTIGKKHVPYRIAALSSFTSYSIGHNIGATVFTGGAIRFRIYSDYGLNAIDVAKICFLSGLTFWLGNIFVLSIGMAIHPDAASYMDQLPSSINRLIAFGGLASIGAYLVWLCMGEKRRELGQKGWKVVLPSAPLTLVQILIGVVDLGFCAFAMYLLIPSTPPIDFLSLAVVFILATLLGFASHAPGSIGVFDAAMLVALPEFGREQLLATLLVFRILYFVIPFGLAISIMGTRELWMNVVQPWQERRRLAEACAQANLPKQVTAMEHERSLRQASKR; from the coding sequence ATGCACGGACTGCTGCCCGCGCTGAAGCGCGGCTTCAAGAGATGGATCGGCTGGCGACGGCTCGGAATTGCCGCGAGCGTGATGATCATCGCCTTCGCGGTCACCACGCTCGTGCGGACCCTCCACGGGATCGACAGGAACGCCATCCTCACCGCGCTGGCTGATATCCCGCGTGGCAATATCGGCCTGGCGGCGCTTTGCGTGTTCTTCGCGTTCTGTACGCTGACCTTCTATGACTTTTTTGCATTGCGAACGATCGGCAAGAAGCACGTGCCCTATCGCATCGCAGCGCTGTCGAGCTTCACGTCCTATTCGATCGGCCACAATATCGGCGCCACCGTATTCACGGGCGGCGCGATCCGCTTCCGGATTTATTCGGACTATGGGCTGAACGCGATCGACGTCGCGAAGATCTGCTTCCTCTCCGGCTTGACCTTCTGGCTCGGTAACATCTTCGTGCTGTCGATCGGCATGGCCATCCACCCGGACGCGGCCTCCTACATGGACCAGCTGCCGTCGTCGATTAACCGGCTGATCGCGTTCGGCGGCCTCGCCTCGATCGGGGCCTATCTGGTCTGGCTCTGCATGGGCGAGAAACGACGCGAGCTCGGCCAGAAGGGCTGGAAGGTGGTGCTGCCGTCAGCGCCGCTGACGCTGGTGCAGATCCTGATCGGCGTGGTCGATCTCGGCTTCTGCGCCTTTGCGATGTATCTGCTGATCCCTTCCACTCCGCCGATCGACTTCCTGTCGCTCGCCGTTGTGTTCATCCTGGCGACACTGCTGGGCTTTGCCAGCCATGCGCCCGGCTCGATCGGCGTGTTCGACGCCGCCATGCTGGTGGCGCTGCCCGAATTCGGCCGTGAGCAGCTGCTGGCGACACTGCTGGTCTTCCGTATTCTCTATTTCGTGATCCCGTTCGGTCTGGCCATCTCCATCATGGGCACCCGCGAGCTCTGGATGAACGTCGTCCAGCCCTGGCAGGAGCGACGGCGGCTGGCGGAGGCCTGCGCGCAGGCCAACCTGCCCAAGCAGGTTACGGCGATGGAGCATGAGCGGTCGCTGCGCCAGGCGAGCAAACGGTAA